In Argopecten irradians isolate NY chromosome 11, Ai_NY, whole genome shotgun sequence, one DNA window encodes the following:
- the LOC138335167 gene encoding failed axon connections homolog, protein MFFLVCTGAIGIVLLVLIGYLVKCRFSSKRDAPRDVVVLYQVGRGPRAPSISPFPLKLETFLRMAKIPYMNDHSSKFSSKQKTPWMEYNGVAVADSQFCIEHLKKETGKNVNSHLTPEQEGVARAFQKLTEENLYWTMCSEMFGEDTTAVKSVIPYRGIKLWLLLSFLRRVLRKEMWGHGIGRHTPDEIWSIAVGDMKALSHFIGDKAFLLGDEPCEADCAIFGMLVMMIEHMPTSRHERLIKGELTNLVSYCDRMRARYWPDWEQCILTGKGYVNDSGKIYKFDN, encoded by the exons ATGTTTTTCCTTGTGTGTACTGGAGCAATCGGTATTGTTTTGCTGGTTTTAATTGGATATTTAGTCAAATGCAG ATTCTCCTCGAAAAGAGATGCACCACGTGATGTGGTCGTGCTGTATCAAGTGGGTAGAGGACCACGTGCTCCTAGTATCTCACCTTTCCCGCTCAAACTGGAAACGTTTCTGCGCATGGCAAAAATACCATATATG AATGACCACTCGTCAAAGTTTTCGTCGAAGCAGAAGACGCCCTGGATGGAATACAATGGCGTAGCCGTGGCCGACTCGCAGTTCTGTATCGAACATCTAAAGAAGGAGACAGGAAAGAACGTCAACAGTCACCTCACTCCCGAACAGGAGGGCGTGGCAAGAGCATTCCAAAAACTCACGGAGGAAAACTTGTATTG GACGATGTGTTCGGAGATGTTTGGAGAAGACACGACAGCCGTGAAATCTGTGATCCCATACCGAGGCATTAAGTTATGGCTGCTATTGTCCTTCCTTCGGCGCGTGCTGCGAAAGGAGATGTGGGGACATGGGATTGGGCGCCACACACCGGACGAAATCTGGTCTATAGCGGTCGGAGATATGAAGGCGCTCTCCCATTTCATAG GTGACAAAGCGTTCCTATTGGGGGACGAGCCGTGTGAAGCGGACTGTGCTATTTTCGGGATGCTGGTTATGATGATTGAACATATGCCAACGTCCAGACACGAAAGACTTATTAAAG gTGAGCTTACCAACTTGGTTTCCTACTGTGATCGTATGAGGGCCCGCTATTGGCCGGACTGGGAACAGTGTATACTGACTGGCAAAGGTTACGTCAACGACAGTGGCAAGATCTATAAGTTTGATAACTGA
- the LOC138335165 gene encoding sodium-dependent proline transporter-like: MTDTVLTEPASSGGRWNLLQFSLVCCFTVGIHGTTSLPHFSFIHTEVFLIAYYVLLILICIPVCYVQIKLGAIYRRGIVGIFSHLVPILKGSAVAILLMTYIRSLVNGLELSYNLYYMFAAFKNESLGLKDSDPNYASILFHDRFLQRSQHIGQGGYLVWHIVLCLMATWVVTYLMTFKGFQGLGKIVYGLVPVGLVIAFVVFMYAFIAGPNEMNIPPEFPQYRLIRTKGANNSEITVEVDPRENRPLSDLAHPKPWVSALLIHMSSVGLWAGILPSLGAQLYNSKKVINASWIIMLAIYGTLPVLIMLAFDQFFQAASNSGFIAVANGVKPGLSHLLVGMYARLRHLPFVAFSVYLISFLFGIVHQAVHLVTIWETLLPVIPLPVMRIVRRRECLVAIACGVSLLLSLPFTSQAGIFIYMVVNSYVDRLIFTVIIISMVPFITGYIKQECLYLPVERACMSLWYGLSSLVPSAMLIYYFAVYVYPFPVVGYDQRQAETVGWCIAASPIILGLIFGAIHAVFKEKGTLRQRLIQALKTDSLRTTDSTNDYDISDTTNTGLHPSKPASHTNTLDKTETEVVMKAPDNSDIAKI; the protein is encoded by the exons AGGTGTTTCTCATCGCCTACTATGTTTTGCTCATCCTCATCTGCATACCAGTCTGTTACGTACAGATCAAGCTGGGCGCCATCTACCGGCGGGGAATTGTGGGAATCTTCAGCCATCTTGTTCCTATACTCAAAG GTTCAGCGGTAGCCATATTGTTGATGACGTATATCCGGTCTTTGGTAAACGGCCTTGAACTCAGCTATAATCTTTACTACATGTTCGCAGCATTTAAGAACGAATCTCTTGG CTTAAAGGATTCTGATCCCAACTACGCTTCGATTCTTTTTCA TGACCGGTTTCTGCAGAGGTCCCAACATATTGGTCAGGGTGGCTATCTGGTCTGGCACATAGTCCTCTGTCTCATGGCCACGTGGGTAGTTACCTACCTGATGACGTTTAAAGGCTTCCAGGGCCTGGGCAAG ATTGTGTATGGATTGGTCCCAGTCGGTCTCGTCATAGCCTTTGTCGTTTTTATGTACGCTTTCATTGCCGGACCCAATGAAATGAACATCCCGCCGGAATTTCCGCAATACCGTTTGATAAGGACAAAGGGTGCCAACAACAGCGAAATCACAGTAGAAGTGGATCCGAGGGAAAATAGACCGTTGTCTGATCTGGCTCATCCAAAG CCTTGGGTGAGTGCCTTGCTGATCCACATGAGCAGTGTTGGACTTTGGGCCGGGATTCTACCCTCCCTAGGAGCACAGCTCTACAACAGCAAGAAGGTTATAAACGC ATCTTGGATCATCATGTTGGCAATCTACGGCACACTTCCGGTTCTGATCATGTTGGCATTTGACCAATTCTTTCAGGCTGCTAGTAATTCTGGTTTCATTGCGGTGGCCAATGGTGTCAAGCCAG GACTTTCACATCTGCTGGTGGGAATGTACGCAAGGTTACGCCACCTACCGTTTGTAGCGTTCagtgtgtatttgatatccTTCCTGTTCGGGATAGTGCATCAGGCCGTACATCTCGTAACGATCTGGGAAACACTACTTCCGGTTATTCCACTTCCGGTGATGAGGATTGTCAGACGGCGGGAGTGTCTTGTCGCTATAGCTTGCGGTGTGTCTCTGCTTCTAAGTCTGCCCTTTACATCACAG GCGGGCATTTTCATCTACATGGTCGTCAATAGCTACGTCGATCGTCTCATCTTCacagtcatcatcatcagcatgGTACCATTTATCACGGGCTATA TCAAGCAGGAATGTTTATATCTGCCGGTAGAGCGCGCCTGTATGAGTTTGTGGTATGGACTTTCCTCTTTGGTACCATCG GCCATGCTGATTTACTACTTCGCGGTGTACGTGTATCCGTTTCCGGTGGTGGGTTATGACCAACGACAGGCTGAGACCGTGGGTTGGTGTATCGCCGCCTCCCCAATCATCTTAGGGCTTATATTTGGGGCGATACACGCAGTTTTCAAAGAGAAAGGGACACTACGACAG CGTCTTATACAAGCCCTAAAGACGGACAGTTTACGGACGACAGACAGCACCAATGATTACGATATATCGGACACAACTAACACTGGCTTACATCCCTCCAAGCCGGCCAGTCATACCAACACGCTTGACAAAACGGAAACGGAAGTAGTAATGAAAGCCCCGGACAACTCGGACATCGCAAAAATCTAA